In Brachypodium distachyon strain Bd21 chromosome 2, Brachypodium_distachyon_v3.0, whole genome shotgun sequence, one genomic interval encodes:
- the LOC106866073 gene encoding uncharacterized protein LOC106866073 isoform X2 yields the protein MRSRRMPGSGAARAAAFAVGALRGEKLVEYVSALAVAPTAGADGLDLAVATAQLSAFSRWRLSAAAQAIERGRASATAARKRRRRSVEEEDANAAAAVDALKKRQEMLSKEEKLMSQAAELMSDCELM from the coding sequence ATGCGCTCGAGGAGAATGCCGGGGTccggcgcggcgcgcgcggcggccttCGCCGTGggcgcgctccgcggcgagaAGCTCGTGGAGTACGTCTCCGCGCTGGCCGTGGCGCCGACGGCCGGTGCCGACGGGctcgacctcgccgtcgcGACGGCGCAGCTCTCGGCGTTCAGCCGGTGGAGGCTCTCTGCCGCAGCGCAGGCGATAGAACGCGGCCGTGCCAGTGCCACTGCCGCCCgcaagaggagaagaaggtcagtggaagaagaagacgccaatgccgctgctgctgttgaCGCTTTGAAGAAGCGCCAGGAGATGCTGAGCAAGGAGGAGAAGCTGATGAGCCAGGCGGCGGAGCTGATGTCGGATTGTGAGCTCATGTAG
- the LOC106866073 gene encoding uncharacterized protein LOC106866073 isoform X1, with protein MVPPPLSLSSISAAGADRGPRAESRLVPSPLLKADRQRQGRRTEGVVVFGGGVDASVRGGSLSRSLPFPLDERRCSGIPSPDLIAVVVVWVNRMASSSPAAVPENGEEGHMPAAAERSRYGCAFEPALEEGRRFAPPQLVWAKVRTHPWWPAQVVDPADASVDALT; from the exons ATGGtgcccccccctctctctctctcttccatcTCCGCCGCAGGCGCGGATCGAGGGCCTCGCGCGGAAAGCCGGCTGGTGCCTAGCCCGCTGCTCAAGGCGGATCGCCAGCGGCAGGGGAGGAGGACAGAGGGggtcgtcgtcttcggcggcggcgtcgatgcCAGTGTCCGTGGCGGAAGTCTCTCTCGATCTCTTCCATTCCCTCTGGATGAGCGGCGCTGCAGCGGGATCCCGTCGCCGGATTTGATTGCGGTAGTTGTG GTCTGGGTGAACCGCATGGCGTCGTCGTCTCCAGCGGCGGTTCCGGAGAACGGTGAAGAGGGGCACATGCCTGCTGCCGCAGAGCGCTCGAGGTACGGCTGCGCGTTCGAGCCGGCTttggaggaggggcggcgattcgcgccgccgcagctggtGTGGGCCAAGGTGAGGACCCACCCGTGGTGGCCGGCACAGGTGGTCGACCCGGCCGACGCCTCGGTTGACGCTTTGACGTGA